A DNA window from Engystomops pustulosus chromosome 6, aEngPut4.maternal, whole genome shotgun sequence contains the following coding sequences:
- the LOC140065942 gene encoding uncharacterized protein, giving the protein MSYFFTFLRPYAPLKSMGTYKIRVTYVVATVCCRIYVLYLGIPGTRGGEGRTFLGVRSNMAYVQMERLLALVQAHPILWDKRLEDFHNRALKHKKWEEITAILLPDEWASSSTRERASLVKKVSTRWVSARDQYKREKSEKGRSGSGKLHKKPYLYTSFMRFLDPVMDVGETADNLEESASMQTGEDVLEESFEEQAEDLSTPQPPSTPPPPPPPMRSRRRRQLGVSSLSIAAEREVLDQLRRRRDDSAEDICMRSMVQDLQGVHEDDRMNCRVAMMAVLQIFQKGTPKDKSEVALFLERRRQHVGGLLPPSPPPSTRYPAMAPVFHGPYEGSSAMASHGQATSGPYTRELYEL; this is encoded by the exons atgtcctattttttcacgttcTTGCGGCCGTatgccccattgaagtctatgggaacgtataaaatacgggtgacATACGTTGTGgccaccgtatgctgccgtatatacgttctgTATCTAGGAATACCAGGAactaggggaggggaggggaggacttTCCTGGGAGTCAGAAGCAACATGGCTTATGTGCAGATGGAGAGGCTCCTGGCTCTGGTGCAAGCGCACCCTATCCTATGGGATAAGCGTTTGGAAGACTTCCACAACCGTGCCCTCAAGCACAAAAAGTGGGAGGAGATAACTGCAATACTGTTGCCGGACGAATGGGCTAGTAGCAGTACCCGGGAACGTGCATCTCTTG taaaaaaggTCTCCACACGATGGGTCTCAGCAAGAGACCAATATAAGAGGGAAAAGTCGGAGAAAGGCCGAAGTGGCAGTGGAAAACTGCACAAGAAACCGTACCTTTACACAAGTTTCATGCGGTTTTTGGATCCGGTGATGGACGTTGGAGA aacTGCGGATAATTTAGAGGAATCTGCCTCTATGCAGACTGGGGAAGATGTGTTGGAGGAGTCCTTTGAGGAGCAGGCAGAGGATCTATCCACACCTCAACCTCCatctacaccaccaccaccaccaccgccgATGCGTTCGCGTAGAAGGAGGCAGCTGGGAGTGTCAAGTCTCAGTattgctgctgagagggaggtctTGGATCAGTTGAGGAGGAGGCGCGATGATTCGGCGGAGGACATCTGCATGCGCTCCATGGTGCAAGACCTGCAAGGAGTTCATGAGGATGACAGAATGAACTGCAGGGTAGCCATGATGGCTGTCCTGCAGATTTTTCAAAAGGGCACACCGAAGGACAAGTCCGAGGTGGCTCTTTTTTTGGAAAGACGGCGGCAGCATGTGGGTGGACTGCTACCTCCAAGCCCACCTCCATCCACCAGATACCCTGCCATGGCCCCTGTGTTCCATGGGCCCTACGAAGGCTCTTCAGCCATGGCTTCTCATGGCCAAGCAACTTCTGGTCCATACACAAGAGAGCTGTATGAACTCTAA